The Oscillatoria acuminata PCC 6304 genomic interval GTGCTAAAGTCCGTCCCAGTTCTCGAACGCTCGGGATTTGACGCCACAGTAAGCTCAAGACTGCTGCCACCATTAGAGGAAGCCCCAAAATTCGTTGGCGCAGCCCCAAAGAGCGATAGTATTTCAATTGCTCGTGAACCACAGGCTTCAACAAGTCGCTTAGGTGGGCCTCAATCGCCTCGCTACTTGGCGCTGGCATATTGTGGCGGCGAGTATGATCTGGGTTGTTTTTGCGAGGACGACTCATTCCATCAAACTCCTGTCGAAACTGGCTTGACAATTACACTCTAACCTTAAGTTGTCACCCATCGGCAGAGCCAAGTCACGAGGACACCTTGAGGGCGCAAGCATTGCGCCCCTACAAATACACATGGAGAGGGGGAGGAATTAGTACCTGGAACCCTGAGCAAGTTACAATACGGACGTGGGCGAGTTGAGCCAGTGCGAACCCCTCCAAAAATGGGGTAAACTCCTTGCATTAAGGCGATCGCGCCTCATTATTGTAAAACCCTCATCATTGCCATCATGCCGATTCTCAACGATATGACTATTGCCTTACTGTTGTATGTGGTTTTAGGCGGGACTTACCTATTGGTTGTCCCCTTAGCCCTCTACTTTTGGTTACAAAAGCGCTGGTATGTCGCCAGTTCTTTTGAACGGGCTTTTCTGTATTTCTTAGTGTTTTTCTTTTTCCCGGGAATGTTAGTTCTTGCTCCCTTTTTGAACTTTCGACCCAAGCGACGAGAAATTAACGTTTAAAACAGGAAT includes:
- the ndhL gene encoding NAD(P)H-quinone oxidoreductase subunit L — protein: MTIALLLYVVLGGTYLLVVPLALYFWLQKRWYVASSFERAFLYFLVFFFFPGMLVLAPFLNFRPKRREINV